The nucleotide sequence CTCCTGCAGCAGCCGGTTCATGATGAAGGCATTGCGGGCGTCGATGGCGCGCGCTGATTCGTTGAGCAGTGGCGGCTGGCTCTCCACCAGCGTGCGGCCCTTGTGGTCGGTGATGCGGGTCACCAGCCAGGGGTTGACGCGGTAGCCGCCGTTGGCGAAGACGGAATAGGCGGTGGCCATCTGCATGGGCGTGACCGAGCCGGCGCCCAGTGCCATGGGAAGGTAGGGCGGGTGCTTCTCGGCATCGAAACCGAAACGCAGCACCCAGTCCTGGGCGTTGTGCGGGCCCACCGCCTCCAGGATGCGGATCGACACCATGTTCTTGGACTTGGCCAGGGCGGTATGCAGCTGCATGGGACCTTCGAACTTGCCGTCGTAGTTCTTGGGTTCCCAGGGCTGCCCACCCGTGACGCCGGCGTCGAAGAACAGCGGCGAGTCGTTGACCATGGTGCTGGGCGTGAATCCCTTCTCCAGCGCGGCGGAATAGATGAAGGGCTTGAACGCCGAGCCGGGTTGCCGCCAGGCCTGGGTGACGTGGTTGAACTTGTTCTTGTTGAAGTCGAAGCCGCCGATCATCGCCAGGATGCCGCCGTCGCGCGGGTCCAGCGCCACGAAGGCGCCTTCGACCTCGGGCAGCTGCGTGATCTCCCAGGTGTTCTTGGGCGTCTTCAACACCCGGATGACCGCGCCGCGGCGCAGCTTGATCTTGGGCGGCGCCTTGGCGGACAGGCCGGGCTGGGCCGGCCGCAGGCCTTCGCCGGTGATCTCCAGCTCCTCGCCGGTCTGGCGCACGGCCACGACCCGCCTCGGGCTGGCCTCCAGCACCACTGCCGACATCACGTCACCGTTGTCGGGATGCTCGGCCAGGGCGTCGTCCACCGCGTCGTCCAGTTCCTTGGGGTCGGCCGGGAGATCGACGAACTGTTCCGGGCCCCGGTAGATCTGGCGCCGCTCGTAATCCATGATGCCCTTGCGCAGGGCCTTGTAGGCGGCCTCCTGATGCGACAGCTTGACGGTGGTGAAGACGTTGAGGCCGCGGGTATAGGCCTCGTCCCCATACTGCGCATAGACCAGCTGGCGCACGGTCTCGGCCACGTAGTCGCCGTGTACGCGCAGGACCTCGCCGCCGCTGCGGATCTTCAGCTCCTGCTGCTTGGCCGCGGCCGCCTGGGCCGCCGTGATGTAGCCGTTCTCCTCCATGCGCTGGATGATGTAGAGCTGGCGCGCCCGGGCGCGCTTGGGGTTGCTGATCGGGTTGTAGGCGGAAGGCGCCTTGGGCAGGCCGGCCAGCATGGCGGCCTCGGCGATCGTGATGTCCTTCATGGGCTTGCCGAAATACGCTTCCGACGCCGCCGAGAACCCGTAGGACCGGTTGCCCAGGAAGATCTGGTTCATGTAGATCTCCAGGATCTGGTCCTTGGTCAGCAGGTGCTCCAGCTTCATGGTCAGCAGCACCTCGTACAGCTTGCGGGTGAAGGTCTTTTCGGACGAGAGATAGACGTTGCGCGCCACCTGCATGGTGATGGTCGAGGCGCCCTGGCTCTTGACCCTCCCCAGGTTGGCCACCGCCGCTCGCAAGAGGCCCCGGTAGTCCACGCCGCCGTGCGAGTAGAAGCGCGTGTCCTCGATGGCCAGCACGGCATCCTTCATGACCTGCGGGATCTCGGCGATGGGCGTGAGGTTGCGCCTTTCCTCGCCGAATTCGCCGATCAGCACGCCCTCGGCCGAGAACACCCGCAACGGCAGCTTGGGCCGGTAGTCCGACAGCTCCGAGATGTCCGGCAAATTGGGGTAGGCGACCGCCAGCGCCACGCCAACGATGGTGGCCACCGACACGATCACGGCCAGCAGCGCGCCGCCTGTCCACAAAGCGACACGACCGAGCGTACTTTCCCAGCCAGCGGGCTTTCGGGGCGAGGAGGCTGGCTTGTCCTGTTGAGCTTCAGAAGGCATAAAGAGTGAGATGAGGCTGCGTGGACATTATCGGAGCTTGCTCCTCAACGCATGAGCATTGTCCCAAGGTGCGCGATCGCCCGGCTGATGAAAGAAGGCCGCTGGCGGGCAGGGGACGCTCCCAGTATCGCAGTGAACCTCGTCAGTTTTTGCCAACGTGCACAGCCGTAGAGGGGGAAAAGTCCTTTGTCGACAAGGATGTTACTGCTAGCATTGAAGTGAAACCTTAAGTTTGTTACGCCTTGAAATAGGTCGTTTCAGGAGACTGTCTTGAGTTCTCTGAGCTCGCTTTTCAGCCACCAAGCCGCGCCACTGCTGGGCTTGGACATCAGCTCTTCCAGCGTGAAGCTGGTGGAACTCGGGCGTGACCGGAACGGCAACTACGTGCTGGAGCGCTGCGCTATCGAGCCGCTCGAGCGCGGCTGGATCACCGACGGCAACGTGGAGAAGTTCGACGAAGTGGCCGAGGCGATGCGTCGCGTCGTCAAGAAAAGCGGAACACGCACCCGCAACGTCGCCATGGCACTGCCGCCTTCGGCGGTGATCACCAAGAAGATCATCCTGCCGGGCGGCCTGTCCGAGCAGGACCTGGAACTGCAGGTAGAGGCCGAGGCCAACCAGTACATCCCCTTCTCCCTGGACGAAGTGAGCCTGGACTTCTGCGTGGTCGGCCCGAGTACCACCTCCGCGGGCGATGTGGAGGTGCTGATCGCCGCCTCGCGCAAGGAGAAGGTCCAGGACCGCCAGGGCCTGGCAGAGGCCGCCGGCCTCAAGCCCGTGATCATCGACGTGGAGTCCTATGCCTCGCGCCTGGCGGCCGGCCGCCTGATCCAGGGCCTGCCGAACGGCGGCGTCGACACCATGGTCGCGCTGTTCGAGGTGGGCGCGTTCACCACCAGCATGCAGGTCATGCGCAATGAGGAGGTCCTGTACGACCGGGACCAGGCCTTCGGCGGGGCGCAGCTGACCCAGTTGATCGTCCGCCAGTACGGCTTCTCGCCCGAGGAGGCGGAAACCAAGAAGCGCAGCGGCGACCTGCCGGACGACTACGAGGGCGGCGTGCTCAAGCCCTTCGTGGAGAGCATGGCGCAGGAGATCGCGCGGGCGCTGCAGTTCTTCTTCACCAGCACGCCGCACAACCGGGTCGACTACATCATGATCGCCGGCGGTTCGGCGGCGCTGCCCGGCCTGAACGAGATGGTGACGGCGCAAACCTCCTTTCCCTGCAGCCTGGCCGACCCGTTCGAGGGCATGCAGGTCGCCGGCGGCGTGCGCGAGAAGAAGATGCGGCGTGAAGCGCCGTCCTACCTGACCTCCTGCGGTCTGGCCATGCGGAGGTTCCTGCAGTGATCCTGATCAACCTGCTGCCGCACCGCGAGGCGGCGCGCAAGAAAAGACGCGAACGCTTCTATGCCACGCTGGGCGCATCGGCGGTGGCCGGCCTCCTGGTCTCCGGCGCCATCTACCTCTGGTACGCGGCCCAGATCTCCCGGCAGCAGGCGCAGAACATGGTGCTGAAGACCGAGATCAAGGTACTGGAAAACCAGATCAAGGACATCGCCGCCCTGCAGCAGGAGATCGCGGCGCTGCGTGCGCGGCAACAGGCCGTGGAGGACCTCCAGGCCGACCGCAACATGCCGGTGCACCTCCTGAACGAGCTGGTGCGCCAGCTGCCGGACGGCGTCTACGTCACCAGCGTCAAGCAGGAAAACCAGTCGGTCGCGATCCTCGGCGTGGCCCAGTCCAACGAGCGGGTGTCGGAGCTGCTGCGCAACCTCGGCAACAACAGCCCCTGGCTGACGCGCCCCGAGCTGGTGGAGATCGTCGCCGGCAACGTGAACCTGTCGCCGCGGGAGCAGCGTCGCGTCGCGAACTTCAACATCCGCGTCAAGGTGCTGCGCGCCAGCGAGGCGCAAAAAGCCGCAGCCGCCGCCAGCGCCGCTTCGGCGCCCAAGACCTGATCGCCATGGCCACCCAATCCCTACCCAAGGTCGATTTCGCCGCGCTGCAGCAGCAGCTCCAGGCCCAGTTCCGCGGCCTCAATCCCAACGATCCGGCCTCCTGGCCGGGGCTGCCCAAGGCGCTGCTGTGCCTGGCGCTGGCGGCAGCGATCGTCGTCGCGTTGTGGTTCGTCTGGCTAAGCAGCTCCGACGAGGAGCTGCAGGCCGAACAGCGCAAGGAGCTGGAACTGCGCGAGGACTACAAGAAAAAGCTCGCGCAGGCCGTGAACCTGGAGGCGCTCAAGAAACAGCGCGAGCAGGTCCAGCAGTACGTGATCCAGCTGGAAAAGCAGCTGCCCAGCAAGGCCGAGATGGACGCGCTGCTGTCCGACATCAACCAGGCCGGCCTGGGCCGCAGCCTGCACTTCGATCTGTTCCGGCCGGGGCAGGTGAGCGTGAAGGAGTACTACGCCGAGCTGCCCATCGCCGTGCGCGTGACCGGCCGCTATCACGACATCGGCTCCTTCGCCTCCGACGTGGCCAACCTGTCGCGCATCGTCACACTGAACAACATGGCCATCACCCCGGCCAAGGACGGAGCCCTCACATTCGACGCCACCGCCAAGACCTACCGCTACCTGGATGCCGATGAAGTGAACGCGCAGCGCAAGGCGGCTGGAGGCAAGAAGTGATGAAGCGGACCTCTGTCACCGGTGTGGTCCTGGCAGCCTTCGCGCTGGCGGGGTGCGGTACGTCGCAGGAAGACGAGCTGCGTCAGTGGATGGCCGACCAGAAGGCACAGACCAAGCCGCAGATCAAGCCCATCCCCGAGCCCAAGAAATTCGTTCCCGAGCTGTACAGCGAGGAAGCGGCCACCGATCCGTTCAGCAACCTGAAGCTGACCCAGGCGCTCAAGCGCGAGTCCGGGCAGAACACGGCCAACGCGGCCCTGGTGGCGCCCGAGCTGGCGCGCCGCAAGGAGCCGCTGGAGGCCTATCCCCTGGATGCCATGGCCATGGTCGGCAGCCTGATGAAGCAGGGCCAACCGGTGGCGCTGGTGCGGGTGGACAACCTGCTCTACCAGGTCCGGCCGGGCAACTACCTGGGGCAGAACTACGGGCGCATCACCAAGGTAGGGGAGGCCGAGGTCATGCTGCGCGAGATCGTGCAGGACGCGGCCGGTGAATGGGTAGAACGCACAGCCACTTTGCAGCTGCAAGAGAGGTCCACGAAATGAAACAACGAAAACTGATGCAGTGGCGCTCGTTCCTGACGCTCAGCTGTGCGGTACTGACGTCGCTGGCGGCCGTCCAGGCGCACGCGCAAACCGTGATCGAGTCGGTCACCAGCTCCATCCAGGGAGGCATGGAGGTCGTGCGGGTCGATTTCTCGCAGCCGCTGGCGGCAGTGCCGGCCGGTTTCACCATCCAGGCTCCGGCGCGCGTCGCACTGGACCTCACCGGCGCCGCCAACGGCATGGGACGCTCGTCGGTCGACATCAACCAGGGCAACCTGCGCTCCGTCAACGTGGTGCAGTCGGGTGAGCGTACCCGGTTGGTCCTCAACCTGAAGGCGCCGACGGCGTACAAGGCGCAGCTGCAAGGCAAGTCGCTGCTGGTGATGCTGGACCCGGTGGCAGTGGCCGCCACCGCGCCGGCACCGGCCCAGAACACCTTCGCCGAGAACCGCGCCGTCGACACCCAGCCGATCAAGGACGTCGATTTCCGCCGCGGCACCGACAGCGCGGGCCGGGTGATCGTGGACCTGCCCAACAACCAGGTGGGGGTGGACATCCGCCAGCAGGGCAAGAGCCTGGTGGTCGAACTGCTCAAGTCGTCCCTGCCCGAGGGGCTGCGCCGGCGCCTGGACGTGACCGACTTCGGCACGCCCGTGCAGACCGTGACCACTACCCAGGTCGGCGACCGCGTGCGGCTGGTGATCGAGCCCCGGGGCCTGTGGGAGCACAGCGCCTACCAGAGCGACAACCAGTTCGTGGTCGAGGTGCGCCAGCAGAAGATCGACCCGAACAAGCTGACGCAGGGCCCCGGCTACGCCGGGGAAAAACTCTCGCTCAACTTCCAGAACATCGAGGTCCGGTCGCTGCTACAGGTGATCGCCGACTTCACCAACTTCAACATCGTCACCTCGGACTCGGTGACAGGCGCCGTGACGCTGCGCCTGAAGGACGTGCCCTGGGACCAGGCGCTGGACATCGTGCTGCAGGCCAAGGGCCTGGGCATGCGCAAGAGCGGCAACGTGCTGTGGGTCGCGCCCAAGGACGAGATCGCGGCCAAGGAAAAGCTCGACCTCGAGTCGCGCGCCGCCCTCCAGACCCTGGAGCCGGTGCGCACGCAGGCCTTCCAACTCAATTACAGCAAGGCGGTGGACATCGCCGCCCAGCTTACCTCGGGCACCGGCGCGGCGCGCATGCTGAGCCCGCGCGGCAGCGTGATCGCCGAGCCGCGCACCAACCAGCTGTTCGTCACCGACATCGGTTCGCGGCTGGAGCAGGTGCAGGCGCTGATCGCCCGGCTGGACATCGCCGTGCGCCAGGTGTTGATCGAGGCCCGCATCGTGGAAGCTTCGGACACCTTCGGCCGCTCGCTGGGCGTGCGCCTGGGCGGCAGCGATCTGCGCGGACTGCGCGGCGGCGACCCGGGTTACTCCGTCGGTGGCGGCACGAACCGCGTCGCGCTCGGCGGCACCTACGATGCCGTGTCGGGCACCACCGGGGAGGGCGATGTCGATCTGACCACCCTCAACACCAACTTTGTCAACCTGCCGGCCATCGGCCTGGCCGGTTTCAATGCGCCCAGTTTCGCCATCTCGCTGTTCAGCTCCGCGGCCAACCGGTTCCTGAACCTGGAGCTGTCCGCCATGGAAGCGGACGGCAAGGGCAAGCTGGTGTCCAGCCCGCGGGTCGTCACCGCTGACCAGACGAAGGCGCTGATCGAGCAGGGCACCGAGTTCCCCTACCAGCAGGCCACGTCCAGCGGCGCCACCTCGGTCGCGTTCCGCCGGGCCACGCTCAAGCTGGAAGTGACGCCTCAGATCACCCCCGAGGGCAACATCATCCTGGACCTGGACATCACCAAGGACAGCCGGGGCGAGACCACGGCCGCCGGCATCGCCATCAACACCAAGCACATCAAGACGCAGGTGCTGGTGGAGAACGGCGGCACTGTGGTGATCGGCGGCATCTTCGAGCTGACCGAAACGGAAAACGAAGCCAGGGTGCCGCTGCTCGGGGACGTTCCGGTCCTGGGCTACCTGTTCAAGAACAAGCAGCGTAGCTCCAACAAGCAGGAGATGCTGGTGTTCATCACGCCAAAGATGATTTCGGATCGGGCCGCGGCCAGGTAAACAAAACAGGAGAGAGGGTTTATGTTTTCGATCGATTTTTCGCGGCGCTCCGTTCGTGCAGGGTTGGGCGGCTCGGCGCTGCTGGCTTCGTTGCTGCTGGCTTCATGTGGCGGCGGGGGCGGGTGCGCGTCTGCCGAGGCCTGTGCTGGTGGGGGCTCGGGTGCGAGCACAGGCGCGGTCACTTCGGCCAGCGCCGTCTCGGTGTCGATCGGGACGGACGGGACGCTCGGCGCGGAAGCCGTAGACTCGCTCAAATATTCCAAACGTTTTGTGGTTACGGTGGTGGACCAGCTCGGCCGCCCTGTGCTTGGTGCGACGATCAGCCCTCGCGTCGAGATGCTGGCGTTCGCCAAAGGCTACTTCGAGCGTGATCCGGCCGACCTTACGAAGGTGACAAACGAATATCGTTACTTGTGCCAAGCCGAGGACGCTAACAACAACGACATCTTGGACGCGAACGAAGATGTCAACGGCGACGGCTTGCTCACGCCTCCCCGTTCCACGGTGGTGATAGTCCCGACGAAGGGCGTGTATACGACCGATGCCAGCGGTTCGGTGGTATTCGAGCTGCAGTACCCCAAGAACTACGCCACGTGGATCGTTCCCACCTTGGTGGCCACGGCCGGGGTCACAGGCACCGAGGGCCAGGCTCGCTTCGATTTCGTGACGGGCTACGTTGTTGGTGATGAGAAGCAGGTCAGCGCGCCTTTCAACTTCTCGCCTTTCGGGACCACGCCCGCCTGCACCGACACCAACTGATGGAAAGATATACCCTGGGCATTGGGCTCGTCGGCCTGCCCGGGGCTGGCAAATCCACAGTTGGGCGGCAACTGGCACGGCGCCTTAAGCTGCCCTTCGTCGACGCCGACCACCGGATCGAACAGCTCCTCGGCTGTTCGATCCGTTCCTTTTTCGAGCGTGAAGGCGAATCCGCCTTCCGCGACGTGGAGGCCTCCGTCATCGACGAGCTCACCCGGCAGTCCGCGTCGGTGATCGCCACCGGCGGCGGCGCGGTGCTGAGGGAGGCCAACCGGCGCTGCCTGCGCGAGCGCTGCCAGGTGGTTTACCTGTACTCCGCGCCCGAGGACATCTTCCGGCGCATCCAGCACGACACCCAGCGGCCCCTGCTGCAGGTAGACGACCCCATGGCGCGCCTGCGCGAATTGTTCGAGGCCCGGGACCCGCTGTACCGGCAGACTGCGCATGTGGTCGTGGAGGCCGGCACGCTGTCGGCCCCCGCGGTCGTCAAACGGCTGCTGGCCCAGCTGCGCCAGGGTGGCGGCCAAGGCGCCTGACGCGCCGCCCGTAAACTTGGGGCCATGCAGGCCTCTTCGGATCCCCGGCAGGTTCACATCGCCCTCGGACAGCGCAGCTACCCCATCCTCATCGGGACGGGGCTGATCGGCCGCCCGTCCACCTGGGAATCGGTGTCCTCCGGGGTGGGTGCCGTGATCGTCACCAACCAGCTTGTGGCCCCCCTGTACGCCGACCGCCTGGCGCGGGCGCTCTCCCCCCGGCATGCCTCGGTGCGCACCGTCACGCTGCCCGACGGCGAGGAGCACAAGCACTGGCAGACGCTCAACCTGATCTTCGACGGCTTGCTGGAAAGCGGCTGCGACCGCAAGACGGTGCTGTACGCCCTGGGCGGGGGGGTCGTCGGCGACATGACGGGCTTCGCGGCCGCCTGCTACATGCGCGGCGTGCCCTTCGTCCAGGTGCCCACGACGCTGCTGGCGCAGGTGGATTCCTCTGTCGGCGGCAAGACGGCGATCAACCACTCGCTGGGCAAGAACATGATCGGCGCTTTCTACCAGCCGCAACTCGTGGTGTGCGACCTCGACACCCTGGCGACGCTGCCGGACCGGGAGATGAGCGCGGGCCTGGCCGAGGTGATCAAGTACGGTCCGATCGCGGACCTGGAATTCCTGGGCTGGATCGAAGACCACATCGACGCGCTGCGCGCGCGCGATCCGCAGGCGCTGGCGCATGCCGTGCGCCGCAGCTGCGAGATCAAGGCCTGGGTGGTGGGGCAGGACGAGCGCGAGACGGGGCTGCGCGTCATCCTCAACTTCGGGCACACCTTCGGCCACGCGATCGAAGCCGGCCTGGGTTATGGCCAATGGCTGCACGGCGAGGCCGTGGGTTGCGGCATGGTGATGGCGCTGCACCTTTCGCATCGGCTCGGGCTGGTCGACGCTGCCTTCGTCGACCGCTGCGTTGCGCTGATCCGGCGCGCCGGCCTGCCGACCATGGGGCCGGCCTTGGGGGCCGACCGTTACCTGGAGCTGATGCGTGTGGACAAGAAGGCCGAGGCGGGCGAGATCCGCTTCGTCGTGATCGGCCCGCCTGGCCAGGCGCAGCTTCGCCCGGCTCCGGACGCGCTGGTCCGCGAGGTTATCGCCGACTGTTGCCGCTGAATCCACGACCGATGAGCCTGGCGGCCTACGCCTGCGACCCCGCCCATTCACGCGGGCGCCGCCACCCGGAGCCCACGGCGCCGACGCGCACCGAGTTCCAGCGCGACCGTGACCGCATCGTGCATTCCACGGCGTTCCGGCGGCTGGTCTATAAGACCCAGGTGTTCCTCAACCACGAGGGCGACCTGTTCCGCACCCGGCTCACGCACTCGCTGGAGGTGGCGCAGCTCGCGCGCTCCATCGCCCGGCCGCTCGGCCTGAACGAGGACCTGGTCGAGGCGGTCGCGCTGGCGCACGACCTGGGCCACACGCCTTTCGGGCACGCCGGCCAGGACGCGCTGGACGATTGCATGGCCACGCATGGCGGCTTCGAGCACAACCTGCAAAGCCTGCGGGTGGTCGACCAGCTGGAGGAGCGCTACCCGGCCTTCGATGGCCTGAACCTCAGCTTCGAGACGCGGGAAGGCATCCTCAAGCACTGCTCGCGGGCCAATGCGCAGCGGCTGGAGGCGCAGGAGCCCGGCGGAGTGGGGCGCCGCTTTCTGGACCGCACCCAACCCAGCCTGGAAGCCCAGCTGTGCAACTTGGCCGACGAGATTGCCTACAACGCGCACGACATCGATGACGGCGTCCGCTCCGGCTTGCTGACGCTGGAGCAGCTGGAGCAGGTGAGCCTGTTCGATCGGTTCCGGCGCGAGGCCCTGGCTGCCCACCCGCAGCTGCAAGGCCGGCGGCTGCTGTACGAGTCCATCCGCCTCATGCTCAGTGCCCAGGTGTACGACGTGATCGACGCCACGGCCTTGGCGCTGCGCCGCCACGCGCCCGCCAGCGCCGACGCTGCACGCCTGCTGAGACCGGTGCTCTGTTTCGGTGAGGCGATGCGCCAGGAATCGCAGGCGCTCAAGACCTTCCTTCTGCGCAACCTGTACCGCCATCCCCAGGTGATGGCGACGACCGGCCGTGCCAAGACGGTCGTGCGCGAGCTGTTTGCCGCCTACATGGCCGACCCCGCCCAGCTGCAGGCGGGCTTTGCCTCACGCGGAGACACGCCTCGCGCCGTGGCGGACTACATTGCCGGCATGACCGACCGCTTTGCCGCGCGCGAGCACGAGCGGCTGACCGGCCGGCGGCTGCTGCCTTGAAAGCGCCCGGCCTGCTGCCGCCGGCCTGGCTGGTGGTGCTGGGCGGCGTCGCCGCGGCGCTGCACGTGGGCAAGCTCCCGCCCGCCCTGCCGGTGCTGCGCGACGCGCTGGACATCGGGTTGGTGCAGGCCGGCTTCCTGCTGTCGCTGGTGCAGCTCGCAGGCATGACGCTGGGCCTGGTGGCCGGCTTGGCGGCCGACCGCATCGGCCTGAAACGCACCATGGTCGCCGGCTTGCTGCTGACGGGCGCGGCCAGCGTGCTGGGCGGCTGCGTCGGCACGCCGGCACTGCTGCTGGCCCTGCGCGCCCTCGAGGGCTTGGGCTTCCTGCTGGCGTCCATGCCGGCGCCGGGCCTGATCCGCCGGCTGGTCCCGCCCGAGAGGATGAGCGCCACGCTCGGCGTCTGGGGCGCCTACATGCCGTTCGCCACGGCCGCGGCGCTGCTCGCCGGCCCCGCATGGATGGCCTGGGCCGGCTGGCGCGGCTGGTGGTGGCTGCTGGGCGGTGTGTCGCTGGCGCTGGCCGGCTGGCTCGCGGCCGCCTTGCCGGCCGATCCTGCGCGGCCCAACGCCATGCCGCAGCAAGGCTCCCGAGTGCGGCTGACGCTCACGGCGCGCGGCCCTTGGCTGGTGGCCTGTGCGTTTGGCGTCTACTCGGCGCAATGGCTGGCAGTGATCGGCTTCCTGCCTTCGATCTACCTGGCCGCGGGCTTCGCTGCCGGGTTGGCCGCAGTGGCGACGGCGCTGGCCGCTGCGGTGAACATGGTCGGCAATCTCGCCTCCGGCCGCCTGCTGCAGCGCGGCGCGTCGCCCCAGCACCTGCTGGCGACCGGCTTCCTGGCGATGGGCCTGGGCGGCTTCCTGGCCTTCAGCGACGTGCTGGGTCAGGGCGCGGCCGGGGCGTGGGGACGCTACGCCGCGGTGCTCGGTTTCTCGATGGTGGGCGGCGTGATTCCGGGCACGCTGTTCTCGCTGGCCGTGCGGCTGGCACCCAGCGAGCACACCGTGTCGGCGACAGTGGGCTGGATGCAGCAGTGGTCCGCGTTCGGGCAGTTCGCCGGCCCGCCCCTGGTCGCCTCGGTGGCGGCCCGCGCTGGCGGGTGGCAGTGGAGCTGGCTGGTCACCGGCGCCTGTGCCGCTGCCGGGCTGCTGCTGGCGCGCAGCATGGGCCGGCTGCTGGCAAAAGGGTCACGGGCCGGCCCGTAGAATTTGAGCGATGACGACGAGGGACCATGATCGCATCGTCGCCGACACGCGCGCCTGGCTGGAGCGAGCCGTGATCGGCTTGAATTTGTGCCCATTCGCCAAGGCCGTGCATGCCAAGGGCCAGGTGCACTACGCTGTCAGCACCAACGACGACTTCGCCGGCGTGCTCGAGGACCTGCATGCCGAGCTCCAGGCCTTGCTGCATCTGCCGGCGTCCGAGCGGGACACCACGCTGCTGGCCGTCCCGCGCGGCTTCGACGATTTCTTGCTGTTCAACGAGCTGGTGCGCCAGGGCGACCGCCTGCTGGCGCGCGAGCGCGTGCAGGGCATCGTGCAGCTGGCCAGCTTCCATCCCCGCTTCGTGTTCGCGGGGGCCGACGAGGATGACATGGGCAATTTCAGCAACCGCGCGCCGTACCCCACGCTGCACCTGCTGCGCGAGGACAGCATGGACCGCGCGGTGGCCGCCTTTCCGCAGGCCGACGCCATCTTCGGCACCAACATCGAACGGCTGCGGCAGCTCGGGCGTAACGGCTGGGATGCTCTGCGGGTGGGGGCCAGCGGATGACGACGCCGCGCGAGCTGGACCTGCGCCCGGGTCAATCCGTCGAGCTGCTCAAGGAGCTGCACATCCTCACGCAGGATGGCAAGCTGAATCAGGACTCGCGTCGCAAGCTCAAGCAGGTCTACCACCTCTACCAGTTCATCGAAGCGCTGCTGCTTGAGCTGCCTGCCTCGCCGGGCTCGCCCACCATCGCCGACCACGGCGCGGGCAAGTCCTACCTGGGCTTCATCCTGTACGACCTGTTCCTCAAGCCGCGCGGATCCGGCCAGGTGTACGGCATCGAGACCCGGGCGGAACTGGTCACACGCTCGCAGGCGCTGGCGCAGCGCCTAGGCTTTGAACGCATGAGCTTTCTGAACCTGAGCGCCGCCGAAGCCAGCGACGCGCAGCAGCTGCCTGGGAAGATCGACATGGTCACCGCCCTGCACGCCTGCGACACGGCGACCGACGACGCCATCGCTTTCGGCCTGCGCAAGCAGGCCGGCTTTCTGGTGCTGGTGCCCTGCTGCCAGGCGGAGGTGGCAGGTCGGCTGCGGCAGAACAAGGCCTTGGCGCTCAGCCGCACGCCGCTGGCCGAGCTGTGGCGCCGTCCCTTGCATACCCGTGAGCTGGGCAGCCAGCTGACCAACGTGATGCGCTGCCTGTACCTGGAAGCCTGCGGCTACCAGGTAACGGTGACTGAACTGGTGGGCTGGGAGCACAGCCTGAAGAACGAACTGATC is from Ramlibacter tataouinensis TTB310 and encodes:
- a CDS encoding class I SAM-dependent methyltransferase, with amino-acid sequence MTTPRELDLRPGQSVELLKELHILTQDGKLNQDSRRKLKQVYHLYQFIEALLLELPASPGSPTIADHGAGKSYLGFILYDLFLKPRGSGQVYGIETRAELVTRSQALAQRLGFERMSFLNLSAAEASDAQQLPGKIDMVTALHACDTATDDAIAFGLRKQAGFLVLVPCCQAEVAGRLRQNKALALSRTPLAELWRRPLHTRELGSQLTNVMRCLYLEACGYQVTVTELVGWEHSLKNELILARRTGQRKRSAAERLRALLAEFGLPELEPVRFPALAALPSPGEAAGS